In the genome of Colletotrichum lupini chromosome 8, complete sequence, one region contains:
- a CDS encoding protocatechuate 3, with protein MKLSTVAIGAFASLALAHKEVAPGVVKRHADLSKRCASGAAKFKQKRFEKRQEEASLNKRSGNSSYTIVTEGPYYDTLQNDTCVLAPDVTAGPYYWPRSETLRQDMTEDQVGVPLILDVGVLDMATCEPLPNALVAFWHCNSTGSYSSFTGRDPNTDFRELLESLNVTDFEIGTTDLHTDDTTWLRGMWPSNDEGILEMKTIFPGFYIQRSIHIHAQVFTDWVLHSNGTVKTGNTNSIGQLYFNESISQEIMALEPYVSHTEINRTTNDVDSVYSSGLANGYNPVIDIVPLDGSDITQGMVGYITIGIDTENSPSLSGPESEQGGGGGSPSGSAMPSGTAPA; from the exons ATGAAACTCTCAACCGTTGCAATTGGCGCGTTCGCCTCCTTGGCCCTTGCCCACAAGGAAGTAGCCCCTGGAGTCGTCAAACGCCACGCCGATCTCTCTAAGCGCTGTGCTTCCGGAGCCGCAAAGTTCAAGCAGAAGCGATTCGAGAAGCGTCAGGAGGAGGCTAGCCTGAACAAGCGATCCGGCAACAGCTCTTACACCATCGTCACCGAGGGCCCCTACTACGACACCCTCCAGAACGACACCTGCGTCCTCGCTCCCGATGTCACCGCTGGTCCGTACTACTGGCCCCGGTCAGAGACCTTGAGGCAGGACATGACCGAGGACCAAGTCGGCGTTCCTCTTATCCTCGACGTCGGTGTTCTTGACATGGCCACGTGCGAGCCTCTTCCCAACGCCCTTGTTGCGTTCTGGCACTGCAACTCCACGGGCAGCTACTCCAGTTTCACTGGCCGTGATCCCAACACGGACTTCCGGGAGCTCCTCGAGTCTCTCAATGTCACCGACTTTGAGATTGGCACCACGGATCTTCACACTGATGACACCACATGGCTTCGTGGCATGTGGCCCTCAAATGATGAAGGTATCCTTGAGATGAAGACCATCTTCCCTGGTTTCTACATCCAAAGATCTATCCACATCCACGCTCAAG TCTTTACCGATTGGGTTCTCCACAGCAACGGCACTGTCAAGACTGGCAACACCAACTCTATTGGCCAACTCTACTTCAACGAGTCCATCTCACAGGAGATCATGGCCTTGGAGCCCTACGTCAGCCACACCGAGATCAACCGTACGACGAACGACGTGGACTCTGTTTACTCTTCAGGCCTCGCAAATGGCTACAACCCCGTCATCGACATCGTCCCTCTTGATGGTAGCGACATCACCCAAGGCATGGTCGGCTACATCACCATCGGCATCGACACGGAGAACAGCCCTTCTTTGAGTGGTCCAGAGAGCGAGCAAGGTGGCGGAGGCGGTTCCCCCAGTGGAAGTGCCATGCCTAGTGGAACCGCGCCGGCATAA